From Solanum lycopersicum chromosome 8, SLM_r2.1, the proteins below share one genomic window:
- the LOC101251207 gene encoding uncharacterized protein, translating to MHQKNIEVQIGQEHSDLSSNFISSNQKQYQNPIFIPNQSTPSENFCKINLQIKIPSPDSSTNQIHFRDEPICQNQSPGKTLLSTPHKRPIMSQSSNLYHSPTPSSSVNQQVQHNHFKATVLKSSSSSNQSFLCPCSIPVLLATKRITLRLLHHSCHASWIRVHLKLFILLSLPSLYLLTSTHYWGSFIYFLFIVAVIAFLVVSLCVALPCVPSIRIFLARTLSINLHSSPTASKSRPSVVWSIGSKPKQESKPVSGCWVQVYSNGDVYEGEFHKGKCSGSGVYYYRLNGRYEGDWIDGKYDGYGVETWSKGSRYRGQYRQGLRHGVGMYRSYTGDLYAGEWCNGQCHGYGVHTCEDGSSYTGEFKWGVKHGLGHYHFRNGDTYAGEYFADKMHGFGVYHFGNGHRYEGAWHEGKRQGFGIYTFRNGETQSGHWQNGILNVSSSLGSLPGSPSAIDHSKVLHAVQEARQAAEKAINVPNVDERAKRAVTSANKSATAARVAAVKAVQNQMHQNGDSCHSPLSVV from the exons ATGCATCAGAAGAATATTGAAGTTCAGATAGGTCAAGAACACAGTGACCTTTCATCCAATTTCATCTCTTCCAATCaaaaacaatatcaaaatcCAATCTTTATCCCAAATCAGTCAACCCCATCTGAGAATTTTTGCAAGATTAATCTCCAAATCAAGATCCCATCACCAGATTCTTCAACCAATCAGATTCACTTTAGGGATGAACCAATTTGCCAGAATCAATCACCAGGAAAAACCCTTTTGTCAACACCTCATAAAAGGCCAATAATGTCTCAAAGTTCTAATCTTTATCATTCCCCAACCCCATCTTCGTCTGTTAACCAACAAGTACAACACAATCATTTCAAAGCTACTGTGTTGAAGTCTAGCTCTTCATCAAATCAGTCTTTTCTATGTCCTTGTTCTATCCCTGTGTTGTTAGCTACAAAAAGAATCACTTTAAGGCTCCTTCATCACTCTTGTCATGCTTCTTGGATTAGAGTTCATTTGAAGCTTTTTATATTGCTGTCTTTGCCTTCTCTTTACTTGTTGACTTCCACTCATTACTGGGGTTCTTTtatttactttctgtttattGTGGCTGTAATTGCTTTTCTCGTGGTTTCACTTTGTGTTGCTCTCCCTTGTGTTCCTTCTATCCGCATATTTCTTGCTAGAACTTTGTCTATCAATCTTCATTCATCACCTACTGCCTCAAAGTCTAGACCTTCAGTTGTTTGGTCAATTGGTTCAAAGCCTAAACAAGAAAGTAAACCAGTTTCAGGTTGTTGGGTGCAAGTTTACAGCAATGGTGATGTGTATGAGGGTGAATTTCATAAAGGGAAATGCTCAGGAAGTGGGGTTTATTACTATCGTTTGAATGGGAGGTATGAAGGTGACTGGATAGATGGAAAATATGATGGATATGGGGTGGAAACGTGGTCGAAAGGGAGCAGGTATAGGGGGCAATACAGGCAGGGATTGAGACATGGAGTTGGGATGTATAGGTCTTATACTGGGGATCTATATGCAGGGGAATGGTGTAACGGGCAGTGTCATGGATATGGGGTTCATACTTGTGAAGATGGAAGCAGTTATACAGGGGAGTTTAAGTGGGGTGTCAAACATGGATTGGGTCATTATCATTTCAG AAATGGGGATACATATGCTGGAGAGTATTTTGCAGATAAGATGCATGGTTTTGGAGTATACCACTTTGGAAATGGTCATCGCTATGAAGGAGCCTGGCATGAGGGGAAGAGGCAAGGGTTTGGCATTTACACGTTCAGAAATGGGGAAACTCAGTCTGGTCACTGGCAAAATGGGATTCTTAATGTTTCAAGTAGTCTTGGCAGCCTTCCGGGATCTCCTTCTGCAATTGACCATTCTAAAGTGCTTCATGCAGTCCAG GAAGCAAGGCAAGCTGCTGAGAAAGCTATTAATGTGCCAAACGTGGACGAAAGAGCAAAACGAGCTGTTACTTCTGCCAACAAGTCCGCCACTGCAGCAAGAGTAGCAGCTGTGAAAGCTGTCCAAAACCAGATGCATCAGAATGGAGACAGTTGCCATTCACCGTTATCAGTTGTGTAA